The genomic segment AATGTGCAGGGATTGAGCAGTAGAATTAAGCATAGCGACTGTGAAACACCATGttaccatgtaaaaaaaataataaaaaaataaatattgttctCAACTGCGTTGCATTGAGATGCATGTCTGTGTTTGCAACCCTGCAAGGATACGCAAGATTGCCGCCCCTCTTCTCCACGCGCCTTAATTAGCGGAATGAGAGCAAGGGATTAAGAGAGCGATTAGGCCCCGCGAGCGTGACCGACCACGAAAAAAAGCGAAGCCACCGCTCCTgtggattggttaaaaaaaaaataatctaattcaaGTGCTCACAATGTTGTTTTGATCTTAGCGCTATTGTGTATACATCTGTAGTGTACTgtgacacttttaaaaaaagattttcaacaTGCATTATGAGACTTCACTTTCATGTCCCGCCCACATTCAAAgattaaaaaactaaaccttTTCGCATCACTCCTAGTAAGTATACAAGGTTCAAACCTTGCAGCAACTTGATGAAATGTTGTGTAAGAGCATGTCTTTTTAAAGACAGGAAAAATGGTCCAAATGACAGGAAATTGCTTGCTTCagatcaaaatggcagacttgctgACTTTTTTAGTGGTTCCACTCATGATAGACGGTGCAATTAAAGTTCATGTTGCTCAGTTAAAGTGGCTTtaggggctgattttttttaatttgcgaGAATGGGCAAACTGAAAACTAAATTGTAcgctttgaaccaaaatggccggCTTCGCGGACTGCATTTTCAACACACTCCAGGTGGCGCCACAGAGTCAAATTTGTATTGATTGTGGGAGTGATTGTTCGTTCAACGATGCCATGAAGATAAcgttaatgatgatgatgttggaCTGTACCATTGCGCTGGTCGAGATGTGTCTTCATATTGCAGAGCTCCCCTTTAATGTCGCCAGGCACCTCCATGCCCAATTTCTGGTAGAAGTCCCGCTGCTTTTTTATCTCCGCTGGAGAACCAATAGGAGGAAACATGGTTACGATcagtatttatatttacaaaacataattgtatttttccattttgaaaAGACGGAAAATACCCTCTTGAAGTCCGGGTACCAACTTGTACACAATGTCTTGCATTGTTCTGTCATGGCTGTCAAGAAGAGGACACATTGTGTTCATAGAAATACAATAGAgcttttttacattatctacaagttaaaaatatgataaagaaaacaattccaacacttcggggtacgctccaaccgcctgttttagctaaagatattaacaagctttctccgacaacaacaaaaaaactttcaaaaatatataagttactttcatatactgatgaaatgtctttacccatctcgaaatgggagacagacttgtctatagcaccggaatctgacttttggattcaagtttgtgaaaacgcatttaaaatgacaaaacacacaaatttacaacttatccaatataaaattattcacagaacatacattactcaatatatgatgaagaaaatgggactctcagactccgacatttgtctccaatgcttacaaaacactacagacacttatgttcatgctttatggttatgtactccggttatgtatttctggactaaagtcttagaaaaactttccgctattttggactgtaggatacccttatctccaaacttgtgtttgctaggtgacctaacaacaactgacttaccacataaacaatttcaatctacacttgtagcccttactatcgcaaaaaaaacaattcttgttaactggaaaaataaacaaactctgaatatcgaccaatggtctaacctcctcataaatcacattttaatggaaaaaatatctgcctcaaataaaaaccaaatatcaaaatttatagaaacatggcctacgtatatagaattttttaacctaattctggttacttaattctgcctgttagcgagaaccaccacatcgtgataacttacattgagtttctgcatttggcaatttgttattatattatattatattattagtatgggattttttaaaataggttttaggtgaactaatgaatacacacgcacatacaaaaaaaaaaaatatatatatatatatatatatatatatatatatatataaaaataaaaaaaggaaagcaatgatgacatgtcaaatcgaatgaacaatactgagctctccagaagaaaataaataaataaataaaataaaataagaaatacaatAGAGCTCCAGACATGGACGTCACGCATCCCACAATGCACCCACCTCTCGCCTGGGTCAATCTGACATGACCCACTACATACAGGACCATATTTACTTTCGTAAATATTGCACTACGTGACCTCGTGTTTTATGTACATGCATCTCACGCACACATTCCATTCACATTAGAAGcatcgcatttgtttttgtaatgtgaacaagTACATAAATAGATCAGATCAGGCTTCATGCCCTGCAGTGAAAACGTTGCCTAAGTTTTCAAAATCGGAATTTCAACAGTTAAGTCCATAAGTCAAGTTAAttccaatattttaaaatagactGTCTGATATCACCATTTTACCTTACAGTGTCTAATGTTTGGCCTGTGTGTGCATCACTCACCCGATGTACTGCAGTGGATGGCTTTGATGAATAACAATCCTGCATGTGGGACAGGTGTTGTTCTCCTCTAGATACTTCACAAGGCAACTTCGACAGActgcacacgcacatacaaagtACATTTCACTGGTATGTTTATGATGCTTTCGGCATAAATGATCAATACTGTCAACCGACTTTGACAAAGTCAACATTAGAAACTGCATGGCTGTTGATGTAAGTCATGATAGTAGCATCAGAATGAATTCCGAAGTCTACAAAACCATTTCCGGGGAGAAAATGCATCCAAAGTAAATTGGGAGAAGCTTCATCATGCAACAAAGCGATGACCCAAAACACAATAAAGGACTTCATCCGGGAGAAAAAGTGGAAGGTCTTAGAACGGCCAAGTCAATCACCGGACCTTGGCACAATAGAGTATTCATTTTATCTCCTGAAGAGGAGATTGAAGGGtgaaatccccaaaaataagcAAGAATTGAACGAGGCTACAGACAGTAAAGGAAAAGCATTTCTAATTACACTAAGCGCAATTTCTGCATGCTAAGCTTattaagtaaattgaaagataaattatgtgaaaattactaatAGTGAAATTATTTGACAATGATTAgtattcaatattgcatttgtactaaAGGGTTGCCTAAGCGAGGTTTGAACCCGGGTCTTCCAGTGTGGCAGGCAATTGCTCAAACCACTCACCTAACTTGTCCTGTTCAAAATCATGGCTTATGGCGTATTAATATTTacaagtgtcatctgatgctgaaagctatgAATGTTGAATGGGGACacatgcttttaatcatttcagtgaaattataatgcatctcctgaaaaagttcaatggcagtcccattgaaaatgattgggggaaagttgatatttaacgttaaattgtgcgaatactgtaagtaatgtggaatcagacaataaataccccggaaggcgtgaatttttgagttgaaatttgaaaggtgtaaattggaagtattatgtgggagttgtttcacggcaaaaaattgtggcgaataaaaatcacaataacgtgtgtgggaatgctgatgAATGCAACAATCTAGTGAACTCAACAGGTCACAGGTTTGATATAGTTATTGCAATTATTGGTTACGCtaccaaatattaaatgttaccCACTTTTAAGTTAAGCACATCAAAAACTGTAAATGGTGGGAAACAAAATCTGTAATTCTGAgcttttgtctcatattcatcttttcagaaaccaaaatgtcttcaatgtgctctacaacaaaaacaaaggattgACTTttccgttccaatacttttggaagaGACTTCTACACACATGCAATGTGTAATTACCAAACTAACTCCTCCCTTTGCCAGCTTGTTCACAGATCTGAATGGCATGGCGATGATTTAGCACCCCTCCATCAAACCTACACTTGACCCGCGGTCTCCCACACTCCTTATGAGAGCTTCATTGCAGTCAGACAGCTGCAGTGGGCCGACGTGACCTGAATGTCTCTTTTGAAATGACTCCACTGGGACACCACTGGGAGGCCGTTTTCAAGTAGGAGGACTAGGACTCTCTCTAGTGGACGCAAGAAGGCTTTACACGCGTGTGtaagcatgtgcgtgtgtacgtACACGTGTGCAAGCACTCTGTGACGGTGGTGGCGTCTATCAGGTAGCCGTCGCACAGTCGACACGTGATGTGGGCGTTGATGTGACAGAGCTTGATCTTCCTCGTCAGCATGTCGGGGTTCTGCGGCAGAGACAAGTTAAGATGATATGAGatcattattaaaattattaaaaaaaaaatttaaaaagagagagcaatgaaaaatggtaaaattaccgaatgaacaatactgagctctccaggaaagaaaaaaaagaaaaagaaaaaagatgataTGAGATCAGATAAAAGGTAGATGCCCCgttgtcgccatggcaacagagcCAGCTACTCTCTGCATGCAAACAATGCGGaaatgctgccatcttgtggaagaGGAGAGGAGGGGACACATGATGCCAACCCTGACTTGAACTAGCGCGACATACATGTAGATAATCAATTTTAAGGTAGGATGCTAGTTAAGTTGATTGCTTAGGTAGATAAATAGTAAAACAGACAGGTAGagagcagaggtgggtagagtaacCCCACATTGTAGTCAAGTAAGAGTACCGGTAGTTATTTTAGAATATGACtcaagtataaaaataaaaggtttaaaaaaaaaatgcatgtaaaaataaaattaaaaaaagtacgAGTACTGATTTTGTAAATACCACATCAATagcaaatacataaaaatataaactaGGAATATGGAAATTCAAATACTGCCCCACAAtatcactttaaaaacaataaactaacaaactaagGCAAGTTCCGCCACAATATATGCTCTAAAATTAACTTGTGTATGTAACAGCACAATAGGCTATACTGCATTGAACTTTGACAGTTGGATTagcatatattttttagcaATGCTGACATCTGTCTCATTATTTCAAATAGGTGGCTGGTAATTATTGGCAATTACcgaccaatttgacatcatacagataaaccagataataaagaaatcagcccataataatagacatgccacgttggtccatctgttgtggttgttgcTCAAGTTTTGCCCAGCTCCTCAACCCCTTCCCTCTCCTATGGTACTGTCgtatatttgtgacatcataatgcgCGCAACCTTCTGtccacagaagatgcatcatggcgacatggcagtcgccagtgtaGGCTTTCTTTACTTtcctgttatggaaaataactaTTTCACATGTATTAACAtaagtttatactgtattgtggacaccTGGATTTTCTTGAACAATGGGCTTTTCACTTGTACATGAAGCAATATCAAAGTAACCTTGACTGATCAGCATGCAGGAACACttttcctgtctagctgaccctcccttTCTCCTCCCAAAACCTAACCAGGCTGCATGAAAATCTTCCCATGATAATTTATTGCGCACACTCTCACAGGTCACTTCTTGTAGACTGATCTGTAagacttgtgtatatttgaagcttcaaatatgaagaaacccaaaagacaaatagTTTTCCAGACTGTTTCATCATCTCGATTAACTGCTGAAAATTCCACAGCACTCCCCAAAATATTacccttgattttttttttgcatcttaaaATGTGACCGTTTTCTTTtagcaaactcaaaatgagtcacCGGTTGTCTTCGAAGCAGATATATCAATAAAATTtagctttacacaatgtttcaatgcaTTTGTACATGGTAGACTTATAGTAGGAttctaaagtatatttgtacTCAAGTtatttttgcaaacaattatcagcttatcggttatcgacatgggcactttctaaattattggtttatcgtatcAGTTGAAAATTGCATTATCGTGCGTCCCtactttaaaaataacatatGTTATGTCTTTCTCCCTCCTTTTAAAATGTGCCCAATCCTTTCAGACGCCAGTGGGTCAGACAGACTGCAATTTGCATTCACATGCTGTGGTCGACATGCTGGTTTTATTCCACAGGGCATTACATTTTGCAAAAGCAGATCGAGAAAGCCTCCTGTGTGTTACTCAAGTTACAAGTGGAACGCATGCCACCTCTTTTTTATATTCCATGCATACCTTTTCTAAAGCACTTATCCCTACTCAATGCTATCTGTAAGGTAAACAAGGATTTCTGTTTTCTGCCATGTTTTATGTAAATAAGTCACATTACAGTGTCGTGTAGCATCAGCCTCTGACAAGAACAATGTAGATTGGGGAAGAAGGGCTGGGTATTTTTAAGAACCTCACGTCacgattcaataaaaaaatgtggtgTGGCCCCCTCCATCATTTAAGTAGCCCATTTGTGTAGAAAACAAAGAATTATGCCTATTATGCCTGTGTAGTCCTCCTCACCCCTAATACCGCCATCCGTGGGCTGTGGATGTCGCGGCGTCCACGTCTCTTCCTGCAGGTTGAGGAGCTGGTGGCGTTAGCTCCACATCATGGAAAGCCTCTCATCAGAGCCTGAGCAGGGGGGAAAAGACAAACAAGAAATTT from the Vanacampus margaritifer isolate UIUO_Vmar chromosome 10, RoL_Vmar_1.0, whole genome shotgun sequence genome contains:
- the pcgf3 gene encoding polycomb group RING finger protein 3, which produces MAVLGNPDMLTRKIKLCHINAHITCRLCDGYLIDATTVTECLHTFCRSCLVKYLEENNTCPTCRIVIHQSHPLQYIGHDRTMQDIVYKLVPGLQEAEIKKQRDFYQKLGMEVPGDIKGELCNMKTHLDQRNGDTKSEDTPNKEAGEEKAEEDNDYHRSDEQVSICLECNSSKLRGLKRKWIRCSAQATVLHLKKFIAKKLNLTSFNELDILCNEEILGKDHTLKFVVVTRWRFKKSPLLLHYRPKMDLL